Proteins encoded within one genomic window of Streptomyces kaniharaensis:
- a CDS encoding acyltransferase family protein, with translation MSSTSRRRPAVLASPPLSEALGRKNGFGLLRLVLASSVIFSHAMPLGMSKPSLGELSSRGQTDVGAIAVAGFFVLSGLLITRSGMRLSTARFLWNRAIRLLPGLWVCMLLTAFVIAPVVAYHQGRLDGFWSHPQNPFRYIEENWAIGVGQWGISGLLDHNPHAGAFNGSIWSLAYEVLCYLVVALFAAAGVFRRARWTMVLLVAGLYAFMFSLAVDYHHLQAPIYAKTGMSAWTLPFLGWIAPEQLIPVGFMFGLGALAELYRKKLPINDIAGVAALAVFLASCRYGAFTVVGLPAFAYGLLWLAARMPHPLTKVGTKADLSYGIYIYAFPIQQCLTLWQVNRHGYTVYCALSVVLATVAAFLSWHLVEKPSMRLKDLGLPRPSRPGPGENRPPAASAGGAAEPVAEVTAAR, from the coding sequence ATGTCTAGTACCTCGCGCAGGCGGCCCGCCGTCCTGGCCAGTCCCCCTCTGTCGGAGGCCCTCGGGAGGAAGAACGGCTTCGGGCTGCTCCGCCTGGTCCTCGCCTCTTCGGTGATCTTCTCGCACGCGATGCCACTCGGCATGAGCAAGCCCAGCCTCGGCGAGCTGTCGTCGCGGGGCCAGACCGATGTCGGCGCGATAGCGGTGGCCGGCTTCTTCGTGTTGTCCGGCCTGCTGATCACGCGCAGTGGTATGCGCCTCTCGACGGCCCGCTTCCTCTGGAACCGGGCGATCCGCCTCCTGCCCGGGCTCTGGGTCTGCATGCTGCTCACCGCGTTCGTGATCGCCCCGGTGGTGGCCTACCACCAGGGCCGGCTGGACGGGTTCTGGTCCCATCCGCAGAACCCGTTCCGGTACATCGAGGAGAACTGGGCGATCGGCGTCGGCCAGTGGGGCATCTCCGGCCTGCTCGACCACAACCCGCACGCCGGCGCCTTCAACGGCTCGATCTGGTCGCTCGCCTACGAGGTCCTGTGCTACCTGGTGGTCGCCCTGTTCGCCGCGGCCGGCGTCTTCCGGCGCGCGCGCTGGACCATGGTGCTGCTGGTCGCCGGGCTGTACGCGTTCATGTTCTCCCTGGCGGTGGACTACCACCACCTGCAGGCGCCGATCTACGCGAAGACCGGCATGTCCGCCTGGACCTTGCCCTTCCTGGGCTGGATCGCGCCGGAGCAGCTCATCCCGGTGGGCTTCATGTTCGGCCTCGGCGCGCTCGCCGAGCTGTACCGCAAGAAGCTGCCGATCAACGACATCGCCGGCGTCGCGGCGCTCGCGGTGTTCCTCGCCAGTTGCCGGTACGGCGCGTTCACCGTCGTCGGGCTGCCGGCCTTCGCCTACGGGCTGCTCTGGCTGGCCGCCCGGATGCCCCACCCGTTGACGAAGGTCGGCACCAAGGCCGACCTGTCGTACGGCATCTACATCTACGCGTTCCCGATCCAGCAGTGCCTGACCCTGTGGCAGGTGAACCGCCACGGCTACACCGTCTACTGCGCGCTGTCGGTGGTCCTCGCCACGGTCGCGGCATTCCTCTCCTGGCACCTGGTGGAGAAGCCGTCCATGAGGCTCAAGGACCTCGGGCTGCCCCGCCCGTCGCGCCCCGGCCCGGGGGAGAACCGTCCTCCGGCTGCTTCCGCAGGCGGCGCGGCGGAACCCGTCGCCGAGGTGACCGCCGCACGGTAG
- a CDS encoding glycosyltransferase family 2 protein: protein MIDGKRVLIILPAWNEAEGLPKILREIQQKLPGVDTLVVDDGSTDSTAAVAAAHGSKVAQLPYNLGVGGAMRFGYRYAHLHDYDVALQCDADGQHDPSYVPTLIAKLDEADLVIGARFAGEGSYKVRGPRSWAMKLLSVVLSRVARTRLTDTTSGYKACNKSMIEFFSHWYPVEYLGDTIESMVGAARCGFVIRQVPVAMRERTTGTPSASPIKATIYLARAGLVLLLAMIRRMPKHVKAIQPGTRTTAARSPQLIGR, encoded by the coding sequence ATGATCGACGGCAAGCGGGTACTGATCATCCTTCCGGCCTGGAACGAGGCCGAGGGCCTGCCCAAGATCCTCCGGGAGATCCAGCAGAAGCTCCCCGGCGTGGACACCCTGGTCGTCGACGACGGCTCGACGGACTCCACCGCGGCCGTCGCCGCGGCGCACGGCTCCAAGGTCGCCCAGCTGCCCTACAACCTGGGCGTCGGCGGCGCCATGCGGTTCGGCTACCGCTACGCGCACCTGCACGACTACGACGTCGCGCTGCAGTGCGACGCCGACGGCCAGCACGATCCGTCGTACGTACCGACGCTGATCGCCAAGCTCGACGAGGCGGACCTGGTCATCGGCGCCCGCTTCGCCGGCGAGGGCTCGTACAAGGTGCGCGGCCCGCGCTCCTGGGCGATGAAGCTGCTCTCGGTGGTGCTGTCGCGGGTCGCCCGCACCCGGCTCACCGACACCACGTCGGGCTACAAGGCCTGCAACAAGTCGATGATCGAGTTCTTCTCGCACTGGTACCCGGTCGAGTACCTGGGGGACACCATCGAGAGCATGGTCGGTGCCGCCCGCTGCGGCTTCGTGATCCGGCAGGTGCCGGTCGCGATGCGGGAGCGGACCACCGGCACGCCGAGCGCGTCCCCGATCAAGGCGACGATCTACCTCGCCCGCGCGGGTCTGGTCCTGCTGCTCGCGATGATCCGCCGGATGCCCAAGCACGTGAAGGCCATCCAGCCGGGGACCCGTACCACGGCGGCCCGGAGCCCGCAGCTGATCGGCCGCTGA
- a CDS encoding DUF2304 domain-containing protein, translating to MHLTVITSITGVLVLVYILELLRRQQLREKYAAIWLAIGVVVAPLGFFPTILDSTARKLGIASGVSLVLFAGFVLLLLVSLHLSWEASRLEAETRTLAEDVAMMRAYLAEHHDYPIARSNSDAAKATDPGVTA from the coding sequence GTGCATCTCACCGTCATCACTTCGATCACCGGCGTGCTGGTGCTCGTGTACATCCTGGAGCTGCTGCGCCGACAGCAGCTGCGGGAGAAGTACGCGGCGATCTGGCTCGCGATCGGTGTCGTCGTCGCGCCGCTCGGGTTCTTCCCCACGATCCTCGACTCGACCGCCCGCAAGCTCGGCATCGCCTCCGGCGTGAGCCTGGTCCTGTTCGCGGGCTTCGTCCTCCTGCTGCTGGTCTCGCTGCACCTGAGCTGGGAGGCGTCGCGCCTGGAGGCCGAGACCCGCACGCTGGCCGAGGACGTCGCGATGATGCGCGCCTACCTGGCCGAGCACCACGACTACCCGATCGCGCGCAGCAACAGCGACGCCGCCAAGGCGACCGACCCCGGGGTGACGGCATGA
- a CDS encoding MATE family efflux transporter, producing the protein MTNPVARLLGALPPGVRLVAGGTVVLGVSSYIFLALAGHSLDTTQVAGVSMLWTLVMSVGYGLFSPVELELTRLVAARDVAGQGPGPAIRRVLLATAAVLAVVLAAVAAAARPIADRFFSGDIGLVAGLGGALVGLAVSSVARGALAGLGRFGAYGLQLGVDGGLRIGLAALIPLFGAHSALAFSLILVAAPLAASAIGMRSVLADRRGGPAPAWRDVVTGLGLLTGSTLLAQLMVNAAVVSVGVLSPSSKALIAALLNAVVLARVPLFAYAAIQASLVSSLSGAAAAGNHGEFRKVLLRTGGIVVLMCTAAGLPTVILGPWAIRLFFKAQDVLGPVDFLWLSLGTLCYMLATVFGQALLSLGRHQRQLLSWLAGTTALVAVTAVPGAIATRVELAYLAGAAVSAAAMLWALARSLAAPTGAVTEQQAPLATPQSSEV; encoded by the coding sequence ATGACGAACCCGGTGGCCAGGCTGCTGGGGGCGCTGCCCCCCGGCGTGCGGCTCGTCGCGGGGGGCACCGTGGTCCTCGGTGTCTCCTCGTACATCTTCCTGGCGCTCGCCGGGCACAGCCTGGACACCACCCAGGTCGCCGGCGTCTCAATGCTGTGGACCCTGGTCATGTCCGTCGGGTACGGGCTCTTCTCGCCGGTCGAGCTGGAGCTCACCCGGCTGGTGGCCGCCCGCGACGTGGCCGGCCAGGGCCCCGGCCCGGCCATCCGCCGGGTGCTGCTGGCCACCGCCGCGGTGCTGGCCGTCGTCCTGGCCGCCGTCGCGGCGGCGGCCCGCCCGATCGCGGACCGCTTCTTCTCCGGTGACATCGGCCTGGTGGCCGGCCTGGGCGGCGCCCTGGTCGGACTGGCCGTCAGCTCGGTGGCCCGCGGCGCGCTGGCCGGCCTCGGCCGGTTCGGCGCGTACGGCCTCCAGCTCGGCGTCGACGGCGGCCTGCGGATCGGCCTGGCCGCGCTCATCCCGCTGTTCGGCGCGCACTCGGCCCTGGCGTTCAGTCTGATCCTGGTGGCGGCGCCGCTCGCCGCCTCGGCGATCGGGATGCGCTCGGTGCTCGCGGACCGGCGCGGCGGCCCGGCCCCGGCCTGGCGGGACGTCGTCACCGGGCTCGGCCTGCTGACCGGCTCGACGCTGCTGGCCCAGCTCATGGTCAACGCCGCGGTGGTGAGCGTGGGCGTGCTCTCGCCGTCCTCCAAGGCGCTGATCGCCGCGCTGCTCAACGCGGTGGTGCTGGCCCGCGTGCCGCTCTTCGCGTACGCCGCCATCCAGGCCTCGCTGGTCTCCTCGCTGTCCGGCGCCGCGGCGGCGGGCAACCACGGGGAGTTCCGCAAGGTCCTGCTGCGCACCGGCGGCATCGTCGTGCTGATGTGCACCGCCGCCGGACTGCCGACGGTGATCCTCGGTCCGTGGGCGATCCGACTGTTCTTCAAGGCGCAGGACGTGCTCGGCCCGGTGGACTTCCTGTGGCTGTCGCTCGGCACGCTCTGCTACATGCTCGCGACCGTGTTCGGCCAGGCGCTGCTCTCGCTCGGACGGCACCAGCGGCAGCTGCTCTCCTGGCTGGCGGGTACGACGGCGCTGGTGGCCGTCACCGCGGTGCCCGGCGCCATCGCCACCCGGGTCGAACTTGCCTACCTGGCTGGTGCCGCCGTGAGCGCGGCTGCCATGCTATGGGCGCTGGCCCGCTCCCTGGCCGCTCCGACCGGGGCCGTGACGGAGCAGCAGGCGCCTCTGGCGACACCTCAGTCGTCCGAGGTCTGA
- the rfbB gene encoding dTDP-glucose 4,6-dehydratase codes for MRILVTGGAGFIGSEFVRQLLGADATDQITVFDKLTYSGVEANLDPVAGHTGYTFVRGDICDVDAVDQVMPGHDVVVHFAAESHVDRSIEGAGPFVVTNVLGTQVLLDAARKHGVGRFVHVSTDEVYGSISEGSWTEEWPLAPNSPYSASKAGSDLLALAYHRTHGMDVVVTRCSNNYGHYQFPEKVIPLFTTNLLDGKKVPLYGTGGNIRDWLHVSDHCRGIDLAMRKGRAGQVYNIGGGTELTNKELTELLLQAAGADWSMVEPVADRKGHDLRYSLDITKIGEELGYAPQVRFEDGLAATIAWYRDNRAWWEPLKAKAALR; via the coding sequence ATGCGCATCCTCGTCACCGGCGGCGCCGGCTTCATCGGTTCAGAGTTCGTCCGCCAGCTGCTCGGCGCCGACGCAACGGATCAGATCACCGTCTTCGACAAGCTCACCTACTCGGGTGTCGAGGCCAACCTGGACCCGGTCGCCGGGCACACCGGCTACACCTTCGTGCGCGGCGACATCTGCGACGTCGACGCCGTCGACCAGGTGATGCCCGGACACGACGTGGTCGTGCACTTCGCGGCCGAGTCGCACGTCGACCGCTCCATCGAGGGCGCCGGCCCGTTCGTGGTGACCAACGTCCTGGGCACCCAGGTGCTGCTGGACGCGGCCCGCAAGCACGGCGTCGGCCGCTTCGTCCACGTCTCCACCGACGAGGTGTACGGCTCGATCTCCGAGGGCTCGTGGACCGAGGAGTGGCCGCTGGCCCCCAACTCCCCGTACTCCGCCTCGAAGGCCGGCTCCGACCTGCTGGCGCTCGCCTACCACCGCACCCACGGCATGGACGTGGTGGTCACCCGCTGCTCCAACAACTACGGGCACTACCAGTTCCCGGAGAAGGTCATCCCGCTGTTCACCACGAACCTGCTGGACGGCAAGAAGGTGCCGCTGTACGGCACCGGCGGCAACATCCGCGACTGGCTGCACGTCTCCGACCACTGCCGCGGCATCGACCTCGCGATGCGCAAGGGCCGGGCCGGCCAGGTCTACAACATCGGCGGCGGCACCGAGCTCACCAACAAGGAGCTCACCGAGCTGCTGCTGCAGGCCGCCGGCGCCGACTGGTCGATGGTCGAGCCGGTCGCCGACCGCAAGGGCCACGACCTGCGCTACTCGCTGGACATCACCAAGATCGGCGAGGAGCTCGGCTACGCCCCGCAGGTCCGCTTCGAGGACGGCCTCGCGGCCACCATCGCCTGGTACCGCGACAACCGCGCCTGGTGGGAGCCGCTGAAGGCCAAGGCCGCGCTGCGATGA